DNA sequence from the Cohnella herbarum genome:
GTTGTTCCTCCTTTGCCCATGGGCGAATGACGATTACTGCAGGATATGCGCCCATAAGCTAACGGGTGATAAACAAGGTAGTGGGGGGTCGCTTAGACGAATGATGGAGAAATAGAGGGAGCCGGCCAACCAAGCGTCGAAGATAAGGTACTCACAGTGCGCTACAGACAAACTCACCCAGCATCTGGCGAAGATAAGGTACTCACAGTGCTCTACAGCCAATTCTACCCACCAAGCGCCGAAGATAAGGCACTCACAGTGCTCTACAGACAACTTCACCCAACATCTGGCGAAAATAAGGTACTCACAGTGCTCTGACCGGCTGGCTATCAACCACACCAACTACCACGCGCTGAAAAAAAGGTACTCAAAGTACGCTACGGAATGTGACAACTTAGATTTGTGAGGCGGGGTTTGTTTAAGATACTCTCAGTGCTCTAACCGCCTGGCTATCAACCACACCCACCGACCACGCGCTGAAAAAAGGTACTCTCAGTGTCCTGCCGAAAGCGAATGCTTCGAATTGCGAGAAGGTTGTTGAAGGCGGGGTTTGTTTTGTGGTACTCAAACCACACCACCGACCACGCCACCCGCCAAGAAGGGGAAAGAACCGCCAAGAGGCGTGACTGATAACCCAAAAATAATTTAATAAAGCGTTTCCAAACTATATTGACAACAATTCGTTCACCCTTTATATTTACATTAAACGTTTAACTAAGAGGGAGGCTGGTTCCCACGAGATCATGAGGAAAATTACGATAAAAGACGTAGCCCGCAATGCCGGAGTATCCATCGCAGCCGTATCTTATGTGCTTAACGGCAAGGAAAACAAAGTGTCGCAGGACACCATAGCAAGAATCCACGAATCGATTAAGGATTTGAACTATATCCCTAACATGACTGCGCGGGGGTTAGTTAAGAACACATCGGAACTTATCGGAGTCATTATTCCGCAGACCGAAGACCACAAGCAACTCGTTTTCGAAAACCCTTTTTACAGCGAAATGATCAGCGCCATCGAAGGCGTCGTACGCGATTACGGCTATCATATTATTCTAGCGGGCGTAGACAAGGGTAAGACGTACCTCGATATTTCCACCTCGCGCAACCTAGACGGCGCGATTATCATGGGTATCTATTCGGAGCAGCTCTATGAAGAATGCAAGCTGGCGAACATCCCGATCGTGCTTATCGATAGTTACGTACACGACAACGACTTCGCGAAAGTCGGAATCGACGACGAGTTGGGCGGCTATTTG
Encoded proteins:
- a CDS encoding LacI family DNA-binding transcriptional regulator, with the protein product MRKITIKDVARNAGVSIAAVSYVLNGKENKVSQDTIARIHESIKDLNYIPNMTARGLVKNTSELIGVIIPQTEDHKQLVFENPFYSEMISAIEGVVRDYGYHIILAGVDKGKTYLDISTSRNLDGAIIMGIYSEQLYEECKLANIPIVLIDSYVHDNDFAKVGIDDELGGYLATKHLIDNGHRNIGLVTGMIRKDGVVEKRFLGYKRALQEAGLFYNSDYVFENSVSYVHGRNSGSLIASKFPEITAIFATADMVAFGVIRGIKESGKEVPGDVSVIGFDDISMANIFLPPLTTVKQQISLKGETAAKLLIEQIRNKRGVKNQGDRTEIPLEVVERETVRKLTK